AGGTAGCCGAACACCAGGGACCAGAACGCGATGATGGAGAGGCGGTGGCTGTAGATCGGCAGGCCGGTCGATTTCGGGAGGAAGTAGTAGAACATCGCCAGGATCGGGAAGGTGAAGACGGAGGCGACGGCGTTGTGGCCGAACCACCACTGCACGTTGGCGTCGTTCACCCCCGCGTAGGCCGAGTACGACTTGGTGAGGCTGACCGGGAACGCGAGGTTGTTCAGGATGTAGACCACCGCCACGGTGACGACGCAGGCGATCAGGAACCAGAGGGAGACGTACATCTGCTTCTCGCGGCGCTTGATCAGCGTCCCCATCACGTTGGCCGCGAACATCACCCACAGGACGACGACCACGATGTCCAGCGGCCACTCGAGCTCCGAGTACTCCTTCGAGGTGTTCATCCCCGCGAACAGGGACAGCGCGGCCAGGGCGATGGCGATGTTGAAGAGCCACAGCTGGACCCGGGCAAGCCCCGGGAAGGCGAGAGGGGAGCGGGTGAGCTTCTCGAGCATGTGGAAGCTGCAGGCGAAGATCCCGGCGAGGGCGAACCCGAACGCCAGCCCGTTCGTGTGCACGACCCGCAGCCGGCCGAAGGAGAGCCAAGACGTGAGGTTCAGGGCGGGAAGGATCATCTCCGCCGCCAGCCAGAGTCCCACGACGAGGCCGACGACGAGCCAGAACACCGAAGAGAGGGCGAATCCCCGCACGATGGAGTCGCTGCGTTCCCCGTTCGTCATCGTCCCCCCCCCGCAATCCCTTGGAATGTACCCCCCGCGACGTTTCCGGGGGCGGACAAGCCGCCGCCCGCGCGCGGAGCGATCCGTCGACAGTGTACAGTCATCCGATGCGGGCCGCCACTTTCGCGTTTCCCGGAAAATTCGGCGCTGGATACAAAAAAGGCGATTCCCCGGCCACCATTCGAGAAAGTTTCCTGATGGTGGTGGAATTCCCGCGGAAAAGTTGTAAAGTTTCCAAGGGAATACACCGAACAGGATGATCGAGGCCCGATCCGACTCTTCGAGGGCCAAGGGGTGCCGTCACGGACATGCCATTGGTAGCTCTCCACATGGGAGCCGCCGTCTTCCAGTTCATCGCGGCGTGGCAGTCGCTGGTCTTCGTGTGGACCCGGA
The genomic region above belongs to Deltaproteobacteria bacterium and contains:
- a CDS encoding cbb3-type cytochrome c oxidase subunit I, with the protein product MTNGERSDSIVRGFALSSVFWLVVGLVVGLWLAAEMILPALNLTSWLSFGRLRVVHTNGLAFGFALAGIFACSFHMLEKLTRSPLAFPGLARVQLWLFNIAIALAALSLFAGMNTSKEYSELEWPLDIVVVVLWVMFAANVMGTLIKRREKQMYVSLWFLIACVVTVAVVYILNNLAFPVSLTKSYSAYAGVNDANVQWWFGHNAVASVFTFPILAMFYYFLPKSTGLPIYSHRLSIIAFWSLVFGYLWTGAHHLMLTPVPEWIQTVALAFSMFLIAPSWGSVLNGFYTMGGNWDRMKSNYLVKFFILGITFYGLQTIQGPTQAIRALSGYLHYTEYIPGHVHMGTMGWVTMIISASMYFVMTKVSGREVHSEKLANVHFWLILVGQLLFTATLWIAGIVQGAMWKATNPDGSLMYTFLDSVAAMYPFWIVRFAGGLLYFAGILVFAYNLFMTSRPKPQAV